Below is a window of Polyangiaceae bacterium DNA.
CATCAGCTCCTCGGTCGTCGGGCTGAAGGTGTCGCCGGATTCGAAGTTCCTGGCGTACGGCGTGGAGGCGCCCTCCCCGGGTTTCTTTCTCCGCAATCTGGCGTCGGGCAGCTCCAGTCAGATCTCCGGCGATCCGGTGTCTTTCTGGTCCCTCGGGTGGACGACGCAGGGCACCGCCATCGTCTACGGCGGGGCGGCGGGGCTCGTCGCCTACGCTCCCGCCACCGCTCAATCCGTGGTGGTCCACCCGGGATCGGTGGGCACGCTGATGGTGTCCCCCGATGGGACGCGCGCCGCGTTCTTCGCCTACGGCGAGCTCGCACACACGCTGCTCGACACCCAGTTCTTCCCGCCCCAAAAGCTCGGCACGCTCCCAGGAACCCCGTTGTGTTGGTCGCCTCCCTGTCGCTTTCTCGCTGTGCTCGATGCGCCGCTGCTGTCGCTCGTCGATCTCCAGGCGCCGGCGCTGCCACCCAAGGCTTTGTCGTCGGGGAACCTGCCTCCCAGCGACTGCGAGTTTCAGGGCGAGCTCGGCTTGACCTGGTACTCCCACCTCGGCAATCCAGTCCTCGGCGTCGCGACCAGCCCCGCATGGGAAGGCACGGCGCTCGACGCAAAGACGGGCCCCTTCGCGACGGCAACCTTCAGCTGGTCGTCCGATCTCGCGCTCCTCGCCTTCCGCGACGCGGACTCCGGCTGGCTCACGTTGGCCGAGCACTTCCCGAATCCCACCCTCGTGGAGCTGACAGGTGTGTCGGCCAGCGCTTTCGCGTTCCGCCCCTGAGTCGCTCGGCCACCAATCCCGGCGTTGATCACGCCCTCGCTGCGGCAGGGGAAGTCTGCGTCCCGCGTCCCGGGGTTCAGGCCGCACGGCCGCGCAGGTACGCGACGCTGCCAGGCAAGTCGCTGATCAGCCGCAGCAGGATGTCCATCGCCGCCGTCTGAACGTTGCGGCCGGACTCCCAACGGGAAACCGTGTTCGCGCCGAGGCGCAGGAGTCGCGCCAGGTCGCTCTGCTTGAGATCGAACTGCGCACGGATGGCGCGGATCTCGTCGCCTGAGAGCAGACCGTGCTTCTTCCGGTAGATTCCGATCGCGTCCTCGTGGAGCCGCTTGGCCTCCGGAACCCCGGTCGTTGCTCGCCGCGCTTCGCGCGGCTGCGGGCCGCCTGCCCCCTCCAAATCGGTGCTCGCGCCGGCGTTGCGCGAAGGAAGATGTTGCTCGGCTGGATGCGGGACGCTGAAGAGGAAGCTGCCTTGGGCCGGCGCCGCGCGCCGATGGAGGGGGCGCGGCGTTCCGAGCTTGTCGCGTCCAAGACCGTGGCGACGCTGGACGGCGTGCTCTGAGCTCAGAAGGCGACGCTGAGCGCGACTCCGCGCGCGCGCCGGTTCGAGGTCGGAACCGCTGCAGCGTCGGGGGGTGCGAAGCGTGAGCGGGAGCCGAGGTGAGTGATGAGACCGTCGGTGGTCAGAACGAGGCCGGGTACTCCGAACAGCAGCACGGCAGCGCTAAGGTAAGCTGCGCAGCCAGCCGCGGTGGGCCCGCGGCCGCAGCCCTCGGTCAATTGCGGAACTAGAAGGAACGCGCCGAATGCGAGGATGCCCACGCCTACGCCCATCTCGCCGCTCCCGGGATGGCTCACGTCCGAGATGTCGCCCCGATTCAGCGCCAGCGGTGCGAGCCTCAGCGACATCACCGTGTCTCCTTGCACGCACTGGGCTGACCCGCCCGAGGGTTCGACACAGACGCGCTCCCATCCGATCCGTCCGTAAAAGGTCGACGAACCTCCCACTCGGGTATCCGGAGTGAGCTTCCCGGTCAGCTCTTCGCCGCTCTCGAGCTCGACGATCACGTCCCGCCCGATGGGCGCTTCGCTGAAGCCGATGCTCGACTGGTCGACCCGAATCGTCCGAGCATCGCTCTCGAGGATCCTCCCCTCCACACGCCGGCCGTCGCGGAGGGTCACCGTGGCGGAGCTCGAGCAGGCGCAGAGCGCAAGCGCGGCAAGCGTTGCCGCCGGCGTTGTCCGCGTGTGCCCTCGCACGCATCGAGGCTGCCAGTCGTTACGTCTTGGGTCCAGTGTCGTCTCCTGTCCCGTCCCAGCGACCACCATCAAATCTCGGAGTAGGGTCCGGGCACGCAGCGCCCGTACTGGGGAGAGCAGCCCGTGAAGCCGAGCGCCAGGCAGTCGACCTTCTCGATGCGGCCCGCGTTGCACACGACGACGCTGTTGCCGTCGCAGGTCGAGTCGGCCCAGGCCTCGTCGTCCGGGTTGCACTCGGCGGCGATGCCGCAGAAGTGCGCGGTGTCGTAGGCGCCGGGCACCGTTTGGCAGGTGAAGCCGGCTCCGACCTCGCTGCAGGCGATGCTGTGGCTCCGCTCGCCGACGCAAGCCGTCAGCGTGTTCGCCGCGCAGCCGGTGCCGACGAGCATGCCGGGGCCCGCATGGCTGGTCTGGCAGCCCGCGCCCGCGCCGAAGCAGCTCACGTAGTCGCCGTACGCGTCGGGCCCACACTCGAGGCCCACGTCCGCACAGCGAAGGCCGCTGACCACATGGCCGTCCTCGCAGTCCATCGGCCGGCCGCCCTCGCACTGCATGGTGAACGTGCTCGAGTCGCTCCAAGCGCTGTTGCTCTGCTTCGCCGGCGAGCGCGAAGAAGCGCGCACGGAGTAGGTCTGCTGCGTTCCGGTACATGGGAGTCTCGCCACCACGCTCAGACAACTCCGAGCCGGAATCGTTCGCGAGCTGTGCCGGCTCACGCCTTCGCCGGCGGTCGGAGGCTCGCCCGCGGCCCGATCAAGACATAGGTCTTCATCTCGCCCTTGCCCTTCACCTCTATCGTCCCGCGCGGCTCGAAGTGGAACTGCGTGCGCAGGCGCTCGTAGGTGCGCTCCGTCACCTGAATGGTTCCCGGCTCCGCGTGCGCCTCCATTCTCGCGGCGGTGTTCACGGTGTCGCCCCAGAGGTCGTAGGAGAACTTCTTGGTGCCGATGACGCCGGCCACGACGGGGCCGCTGTTGATGCCGATGCGGACGCGGATGGGCTCGCCGGTCGGGGCTTGGAAACCTTGGGCCACGTCGCGGAGCTCCAGGGCCATTTGAGCCACGGCGACGGCGTGATCCTTGCGCGGCGTGGGCACGCCGGCCACGGCCATGTAGGCGTCGCCGATGGTCTTGATCTTCTCCAGGCCGTACTTCTCGGTGAGCGCGTCGAGCTTCGAGAAGATGTCGTTCAGCATCTCGACCAGCTTGGTCGGCGCCATCTTGGCGCTGAGCGGGGTGAAGCCGACCAGATCGACGAACAGCACCGTGGCCTCCAGGAAGCCCTCGGCGATGGCGGACTGCTCGCGCTTGAGCTGCTCGACGATGGACTCGGGAAGAATGTTGAGCAGGAGCTGCTCGGCGGCCTCGCGCTCGCGGCTGAGCTCCCAGCGGGCGCGGTGCTCGCGGCGCCGGAGCTGATCGGCGAGGTGGGTGCCCACGGAGGTGATGACCGCGGCGGTGGTGACCAGGAACAGGCCTTCGACGAGCCAGCCGGCGTCGTCGGGGCGGAAGCGGGCCAGGCCGGCGGCCAGGTACATGGCGAGGACCACGCCGAGCACGCTCAGGATCTGCTTCAGCGTGTAGGGGAAGGCCCAGCCCGTGAACACGACGAACAGGACCAGGGTGCCCACGTCGGCGCCGCCGGCCAGGCCGTAGCGCAGCACGGGTAGCACGGTGTAGGCGGCGTTGCCGATGGTAAGCACCACCGAGAGCGAGAAGGCCCAGCGCTCGAGTTTGTCCACGTAGCTCAGCGCGGCGAAGAGCAGCGCGAAAGACACTGCTACGGCCCGCGCGATCGCAGCCTCCTTGATCGGGCCGACCCCGAAGGCCACCAGGACGGCCAAGGCCAGCCCGTGGACGGCCGCGTAGACCGTGCCGGCGATGCGCAGGCGGCGGAAGATCAGCGCGCGGACGTCGGTCGCGAAGCCCTGGTCCAGCCCGAGCGGGATCCCCGGGCGGACCACCACCGAGCGCACGGAGGCGGGGAACAGCTCGGAGGTGGGAACGGGCGGCACTGGGAAGGGCTCCCCTCGTCGCTTATCACAGGGCCCAAAAGTTGGCCGATTTGGCCGCGAGCTGGGAGTAGTGGAGGGCCCCCGCGTGTCCCCATGAGCCCTCGTATCGAGCCGGAGCTGGTCGCCCTGCGCAAACAGGCGGAGGAGTCGGC
It encodes the following:
- a CDS encoding helix-turn-helix domain-containing protein → MEGAGGPQPREARRATTGVPEAKRLHEDAIGIYRKKHGLLSGDEIRAIRAQFDLKQSDLARLLRLGANTVSRWESGRNVQTAAMDILLRLISDLPGSVAYLRGRAA
- a CDS encoding adenylate/guanylate cyclase domain-containing protein; this encodes MPPVPTSELFPASVRSVVVRPGIPLGLDQGFATDVRALIFRRLRIAGTVYAAVHGLALAVLVAFGVGPIKEAAIARAVAVSFALLFAALSYVDKLERWAFSLSVVLTIGNAAYTVLPVLRYGLAGGADVGTLVLFVVFTGWAFPYTLKQILSVLGVVLAMYLAAGLARFRPDDAGWLVEGLFLVTTAAVITSVGTHLADQLRRREHRARWELSREREAAEQLLLNILPESIVEQLKREQSAIAEGFLEATVLFVDLVGFTPLSAKMAPTKLVEMLNDIFSKLDALTEKYGLEKIKTIGDAYMAVAGVPTPRKDHAVAVAQMALELRDVAQGFQAPTGEPIRVRIGINSGPVVAGVIGTKKFSYDLWGDTVNTAARMEAHAEPGTIQVTERTYERLRTQFHFEPRGTIEVKGKGEMKTYVLIGPRASLRPPAKA